From Anaplasma ovis str. Haibei:
CTACAATCATACAGTTTTTTAATAAGAAGAATAACCAAATTGGGGAAGCGATCTACTAGCCGTGCGCGTGATGACTATACGGTTGTTGTGAACAGGGAGAAAGCATAAATCCCCCGGCTAGCTTCGGGTGGTGCGCCTGTAATCTTATATAGCGACATCCACCGAGGGTAATGGACAAAATCTCAGGCAAACCTTTATCGGTGTAAAAATGCATCTGATGTGTGGAAACAGCATGGCTAGCTGCGCGGTTGCGGAAGCCGTGCGTGATACCCACTTGAGTAGTAAGGAGGACGTTTACGCGGTGAATGCGGAATATGCTGACGGCGTTTACGCAGATTATTACTTTAATGGGCATGAGGAAATAAAACTCATATACAAATGCTCCGGGCCCACTGACTGTGATACCTTGGCCCGCTCCCACAGGTACGTGGTAAATCATGCGCTAGGCACGACAAAGTGCAAGGATATGAAAGACGCACTGCTTGATTGTATTGTACTGGCCAGAATGCTAGCTAGCGCGATCATGTCTGGCAACTCACTTGCGGATTGGGACTTGTATGACATCAATGGTGAGTACTTTACTAGGATTGCAAGCGGGTTTGATCGGCAAGACATTGTGCATGGGTTTGATGGGATGGAGAACATAGGTTTGTATCTTATTGTACCTGACGATACCTGGTTTGAGCGTGCCATGCGCTGTGGCGTGAAAACCATACAACTGAGGGCAAAAGGATTACCAATGCGCGAGGTTGGTAGAATGATCCAGCGCTGTGTCCAGCTATCAAAAGACAACGGAGTGCAGCTGATTGTGAACGACCGTTGGGACCTTGCCATAGAATATGGGGCACACGGCGTACACCTAGGCCAGGAAGATATTCAAACTGCAGACCTAGAAAGTATTATAAAATCCGAGATGAAGTTAGGCTTAAGCACGCATTGTTATCATGAACTTGCACGCGCATGCTTTTTTCGCCCTTCCTACATAGCCCTTGGGCCAGTATTTCATACTACTTCAAAAGATATGAGGTTTAAACCTCAGGGGTTACAACTACTCAGGCAGTGGGTGCAATGTTCAGGGCTTCCTGTGGTAGGTATTGGTGGTATAGATGCGTCCAATATAGGTTCTGTTGTGGGTCTTGGCGTATCAGGTGTGGCTGTGATTTCAGCTGTTACCGGAGCTGAAGATCCGGAAGCTGCTGTGCTGGGCCTTCAGCGGGCCTTCGGGGACCAATAGGGCGTACACCTAGGCCAGGAAGATATTCAAACTGCAGACCTAGAAAGTATTATAAAATCCGAGATGAAGTTAGGCTTAAGCACGCATTGTTATCATGAACTTGCACGCGCATGCTTTTTTCGCCCTTCCTACATAGCCCTTGGGCCAGTATTTCATACTACTTCAAAAGATATGAGGTTTAAACCTCAGGGGTTACAACTACTCAGGCAGTGGGTGCAATGTTCAGGGCTTCCTGTGGTAGGTATTGGTGGTATAGATGCGTCCAATATAGGTTCTGTTGTGGGTCTTGGCGTATCAGGTGTGGCTGTGATTTCAGCTGTTACCGGAGCTGAAGATCCGGAAGCTGCTGTGCTGGGCCTTCAGCGGGCCTTCGGGGACCAATAGGGCGTACACCTAGGCCAGGAAGATATTCAAACTGCAGACCTAGAAAGTATTATAAAATCCGAGATGAAGTTAGGCTTAAGCACGCATTGTTATCATGAACTTGCACGCGCATGCTTTTTTCGCCCTTCCTACATAGCCCTTGGGCCAGTATTTCATACTACTTCAAAAGATATGAGGTTTAAACCTCAGGGGTTACAACTACTCAGGCAGTGGGTGCAATGTTCAGGGCTTCCTGTTAGGCCTCTTCCGAGCCATCCAACGGTATGCTTATGCCAATCAACGATATTATGTTCCCGCTCTTTTTTAGAATTTTGAATGAGAATCCGTGCAACTGAAAGTCCTCGTTCTCTTCCGGTATTCGCTCTACTTCATGTAAGATGAGACCGGCCAGTGTGGATGCCTCTTCGGGTAAATTCCAACCCAATTCTCTGTTGACGTCCCTAATCGGTGCCTCGCCGCTGATGTAGTACTCACTATTGCTAATGGCTGTTATGAAACTCTCAGGTACGACATCGTGCTCGTCAGAGATATCTCCCACTATCTCCTCCACAATATCCTCTAACGTTACAGCTCCCTGTAAGGTACCATACTCATCAACAACTAGGGCCAGGTGCCTGCGCTTCTTGCGGAAATTGTGCAGCTGAACACTAAGAGATGTTGTATCGGGTATAAACCAAGGCTTGGTCATTATTCTGCAAATGTCCTCCTTAGTGACGTTGTTGCTTTTCTCTCGCACCAAATCTGTTACATCCCTAACATGCACAACACCAACTATTGACTCTTCACTCTTCTGCCACATTGGGATCCTGCTATGGCTACTTTGTAGAATTTGCTTGACCAGAACGTCTACGTCTTCATCTATATTTAGTGCGAACAAATTCTTTCTGTGAGTCATCACCTGTGATATCTCAGTTTCCGCAAGGTCTAACACGCTGCTCAGCATGTCTAGGTCCTGCTTTAACATGGTGCCACTGCTTCCGTGCATTAATATCAAGCTTCGCATAGCCTCTGCCGCCGAAACTATTTCTCTTTGTCCTTGTACTCCAAGCACGCCCAGTGTGTAATTGACAATACGCGTGATGAGCGAACACAATGGCGAAAGGACGAACGAACAACAGGCTACGAGTCTGGCGGTACGTAGGGATATCTTCTCAGGGTTGTGAATAGCGTACGTTTTTGGGAGAACCTCTGCAAACAGCAGAATTAGTAGGGTGACAGTGACCGTGGATACCACAATTCCCTCTGGGCCCAGAAACCCCAGGAACATAGCGGTTGCGACCGAGGATGAGGATATGTTGACTATTGTATTACCCACAAGCATGGCGCTGATAACCATCTCCTTCTGCTTGCTAAGCGATTCCACGATTTTCGCTCTTTTGTCCCCACTGAGGACCAATCTATGTATGGCGGAGGCACTTACGGAAGTCAGCGCGGTTTCTGCAGCAGAGAAAAAGGCGGAAACCAAAAGCAAAAAAATAAAGACAAGAAACACTACAGGGAACAAAACCCATTCCGGGCCGACTATACACAATAACCGTACATCCTTCAAGATGAATTTTTCTCTGTGGTTTTCAAGTAGTCTTGGAAAACCCCGGATGAGAAGGCATATTTACGGTTTTTTATTGTTTATGATTCTTGTATAATGGCCAACTGTTGTTGGATTCATGGCGTAGTGGAGAGGTTCGTTAATGCACCCAGTAGCCTACCTTGTTGATACATTACTGAGTATATATAATGTGGCGCTCATTACTTGGGTGCTGCTGGGGTGGTTGATCGCTATGGGCATTGTTAACAGGTACAATGAGTTCGTATATAGGGTGTTTTCTGCACTTTCCAGAGTACTAAACCCCGCGGTCTCTGTACTCCGGAGGTATATACCTAGTATCTCCGGTTTTGACTTTTCTCCTCTGATTCTCCTGGTGGCCATAAGCTTTTTCAGGTACGCCCTGCGCTACTATTTTGGATAGGTAATACATGCTGAAGGATTGTATTGCGACTTGGTGCAGGTTTGCTGTTCATTCCCTAGCGGCCGTATTTATTACCCTGTCTGTGCTTACGTACGATCCATCTGATGCGTCACTGAACACGGTTGGTATGTTAAGTGATAGCGCCGTCCAAAATTTGATGGGTGTTCCAGGTGCATACGTAGGGGATATTGTGGTGCAGTTGTTTGGGCTCTCCGGAGCTTTGTGCGGGATGCTTGGCCTTTTTAGATCAAAACGTGCACCCTCCATGGTACGAAAAATACACATGCCGTGTGTCCTGAGTGTTGCCGCCGGGGTGGGTGGTATACTATCGAAGCTATCTCTCAGCGTGACGAGTAAATTCTACCATGGGGGTTTCATAGGGTCCAGGCTCACATCACTGCCCACTTCCGTGCTGGTTGGGTTGATTGTTGTGGGGATAGTTGGCTCTGTCGGTTGGGGGCCTATTGTTGCCCTGTATGATTTCTTTGCGAAGTTTAAATCTCGGATAAGTGGGCTCAACGTTGGTGATTGCAGCGATGACTTATTAGTGATGGAAGGGATGCCCCATTCGGTTGAGTATCCGGCGCTGTTGCCTACGTTGCCGTCATTCGTGCCTGAACTTACTACGTCTCCGCAGCGGGTTCCGCGCGCCGCCGTAGAACAGCAACCGCGGCCCTCACTGCAGACGCGCGCCGATACTGAGGATAACACCACGCGGGCTCGTACCACTATTCCGAAGCAGCCAAAAAAGAGGGCAGAGAAAAAAGAGCCTGTGGTGTTTGTTCTGCCGAAGGTGAAGTTACTGACGGAGCGTGTGCCGTCATCCGAGGTGAACTACAACAACACGCCTGATCTTCACGATGAGACTGACGCACTATATTCGGTGCTAAAAGATTTTGGTGTATACGGTAAAATAATTGATGTGCGCCATGGGCCGGTGGTAACCCTGTACGAGTTTGAACCTTCTGCTGGAACTAAATCCTCCAGGGTGATAGGGTTATCAGACGATATTGCACGTTCTATGAGCGCGCTATCTACCAGAATTTCAGTGATTCCTGGCAGGAATGTTTTGGGTATAGAAATTCCCAATCAGCGCAGAGAAATCGTGATGTTGCGCGGCCTCATAGAAAGCAAGGATTACGCTGATCCCGACTTAAAGCTTCCAATAATTCTCGGTAAAGGCATAGACGGGGAACCGGTGGTTGCCGACTTGACCAAAATGCCGCACCTACTGATTGCTGGGACTACTGGTTCCGGTAAATCTGTGGGCATCAATACCATGATTTTATCACTATTGTATCGGCTCACCCCCGAGCAGTGTAGGATGATCATGATTGATCCAAAAGTATTGGAGCTGTCTATATACGACAACATTCCTCATCTACTTACCCCTGTGGTTACTGAGCCCAAAAAGGCGGTGGCCGTATTAAAATGGGTGGTGTCAGAAATGGAAGAGCGCTATAGGCTCATGTCCGCGGTCGGCGTGCGGAATGTTACCGGCTACAATGCGAGAATCAAAGAGGCAATAAACAGCGGGGCCGTGCTTGAAAGGGTATTGCAGACGGGGTTCGACGCGGATACTGGGGAACCGGTGTTTGAGAGGACGCCTATAGAGAAAGTACAATTTCCTTACATAGTTGTCGTGGTGGATGAAATGGCCGATCTCATGATTGTGTCCGGTAAGGAGATTGAGTCATCCATACAGAGATTGTCTCAGATGGCCCGCGCTGCCGGAATACATATAATAATGGCTACGCAGAGACCTTCAGTTGATGTTATCACAGGTGTTATAAAGGCAAATTTCCCTACCAGAGTTAGCTTTTCGGTGACTTCCAAAATAGACAGCAGGACAATTCTCGGGGAGCAGGGTGCGGAGCAGCTACTTGGCATGGGTGACATGCTGTATATGGTCTCTGGGGGGAGAATAAGACGGGTTCATGGCGCATTTGTTAGCGACAATGAAGTGCAGGACGTCGTAAATCACTTAAAGATGCAGGGAAGGCCAGATTACATAGAGGGTATTGCTAAAGTTCTCGAGTGTGAAGAAAAAGATGGGGAAGATTTCCGATGTTATGATGACAGCCTATACGAAAAAGCTGTGAAAATAGTTCTCCGAGATAGAAAAACGTCTATAAGCTATGTACAGAGGCAGCTAAGAATAGGGTATAACAGGGCAGCAAATCTTGTTGAGCGCATGGAGAGAGAAGGGGTAATAACCTCGGGGCAGCTCGGCAAGCGGGAGATCGTGGAATGATCTGCAGCTAGCGATGCTATCTCCAGTAGGTGCAAGCCGTAGTGCAACAAGTCATGCCCCAACGTATCCACAAAGAATGGGGATATACCTCAGCGTGCAGGGTGTCCACACGGGGAATGTTGCCCAGACATATTCCGCACTCCTTCCGTTGGTGCTGTAATAGAGCTACGCATAAACCATATGCCAGCATCTCCGCAAGGAGGGAGGAGTAAAATTGAGTTCCAGCGCAAAAACAGGAAAAGCACTTGCACATCGTATCGCAGTAGCAAACAGAGCTCATGCGATATCTGGGGTACTGCTGAATATAGGCAAGCTACTATGTGCAGTAGCAGTAATATGTGCAATTGCAAATCCAGCAGGCATGGCTGTGGGGGCTGTAGCTGCTGTTGCTATATCAGCAGTTGCTGCAGTAGCATATTTAGCAGTAACTGGATTATCTATAAGGGATTTATATAGATCTTGTGAGCAAGTTATACAAGTAAAGGAAGAAGGATTAGTTACTGTACAATCATTACAACCTGTTCTTACTCCTATAACTCCTATAGCTGGAAAAATAAATTATGGGAAAATTGCTAGTGCTGCTGAGGGTACAGCTGGTGCTGGTAAGATTGCCGATGCTGGTGTCAAGGTTGCTAAGGATAGTGTCAGGGTCGCTAAGGATACTGCCAAGGCCGGTGTCAAGGTTGCTGGTGTTCTCAGTGGTCAGGGTGGTGAGATTCTGGGACTGGTAACAGGTGCTGCTGGTGGTCTGGTCCTGGGTTCTGTGGCTGGGAATGTTGCTCAGGCTGCTGCTCAGACTCTAGAGGCTCAGGCTGCTGCTGCTGAGGCTGCTAGGGCCGCTGCGCTAGAGGTTTTTAAGGAGGTTGCTAAGGCTGCGGCTGCTGCTAAGGGTGGTCAGGTTAGTGTCAGGGTTACTCATGAGGTTGCTCAGGGTAGTGTTGGTGGTGGTTGGTTGGCCGGGTTGATTGAGGCTCTGGGCGGTG
This genomic window contains:
- a CDS encoding HlyC/CorC family transporter gives rise to the protein MFLVFIFLLLVSAFFSAAETALTSVSASAIHRLVLSGDKRAKIVESLSKQKEMVISAMLVGNTIVNISSSSVATAMFLGFLGPEGIVVSTVTVTLLILLFAEVLPKTYAIHNPEKISLRTARLVACCSFVLSPLCSLITRIVNYTLGVLGVQGQREIVSAAEAMRSLILMHGSSGTMLKQDLDMLSSVLDLAETEISQVMTHRKNLFALNIDEDVDVLVKQILQSSHSRIPMWQKSEESIVGVVHVRDVTDLVREKSNNVTKEDICRIMTKPWFIPDTTSLSVQLHNFRKKRRHLALVVDEYGTLQGAVTLEDIVEEIVGDISDEHDVVPESFITAISNSEYYISGEAPIRDVNRELGWNLPEEASTLAGLILHEVERIPEENEDFQLHGFSFKILKKSGNIISLIGISIPLDGSEEA
- a CDS encoding FtsK/SpoIIIE family DNA translocase, which encodes MLKDCIATWCRFAVHSLAAVFITLSVLTYDPSDASLNTVGMLSDSAVQNLMGVPGAYVGDIVVQLFGLSGALCGMLGLFRSKRAPSMVRKIHMPCVLSVAAGVGGILSKLSLSVTSKFYHGGFIGSRLTSLPTSVLVGLIVVGIVGSVGWGPIVALYDFFAKFKSRISGLNVGDCSDDLLVMEGMPHSVEYPALLPTLPSFVPELTTSPQRVPRAAVEQQPRPSLQTRADTEDNTTRARTTIPKQPKKRAEKKEPVVFVLPKVKLLTERVPSSEVNYNNTPDLHDETDALYSVLKDFGVYGKIIDVRHGPVVTLYEFEPSAGTKSSRVIGLSDDIARSMSALSTRISVIPGRNVLGIEIPNQRREIVMLRGLIESKDYADPDLKLPIILGKGIDGEPVVADLTKMPHLLIAGTTGSGKSVGINTMILSLLYRLTPEQCRMIMIDPKVLELSIYDNIPHLLTPVVTEPKKAVAVLKWVVSEMEERYRLMSAVGVRNVTGYNARIKEAINSGAVLERVLQTGFDADTGEPVFERTPIEKVQFPYIVVVVDEMADLMIVSGKEIESSIQRLSQMARAAGIHIIMATQRPSVDVITGVIKANFPTRVSFSVTSKIDSRTILGEQGAEQLLGMGDMLYMVSGGRIRRVHGAFVSDNEVQDVVNHLKMQGRPDYIEGIAKVLECEEKDGEDFRCYDDSLYEKAVKIVLRDRKTSISYVQRQLRIGYNRAANLVERMEREGVITSGQLGKREIVE
- the thiE gene encoding thiamine phosphate synthase yields the protein MASCAVAEAVRDTHLSSKEDVYAVNAEYADGVYADYYFNGHEEIKLIYKCSGPTDCDTLARSHRYVVNHALGTTKCKDMKDALLDCIVLARMLASAIMSGNSLADWDLYDINGEYFTRIASGFDRQDIVHGFDGMENIGLYLIVPDDTWFERAMRCGVKTIQLRAKGLPMREVGRMIQRCVQLSKDNGVQLIVNDRWDLAIEYGAHGVHLGQEDIQTADLESIIKSEMKLGLSTHCYHELARACFFRPSYIALGPVFHTTSKDMRFKPQGLQLLRQWVQCSGLPVVGIGGIDASNIGSVVGLGVSGVAVISAVTGAEDPEAAVLGLQRAFGDQ
- a CDS encoding YggT family protein, with protein sequence MHPVAYLVDTLLSIYNVALITWVLLGWLIAMGIVNRYNEFVYRVFSALSRVLNPAVSVLRRYIPSISGFDFSPLILLVAISFFRYALRYYFG